The genomic segment CGCCCGTGAGATTTGAGGAAGGATCACCCGCCGAAAGGTGCGCCAACGGCTGGCGCCCATCGTGGCGGCGGCATCTTCCTGTTCCCGACGGAGCGAGGCAAGGATAGGCTGCACCTCGCGCACGACGAAAGGCAGGGTGACAAAGACGGTAGCAATGACCACCGCTAGGGGGGAATAAACAAGGGCGACAGACTCCGTTTTGAACCACCCCAAGCGCCCAAAGAGGACGATCATCGTGTAGCCGAAAATGACGGGGGAAAAGATAAAGGGCGCATCGACAAGGGCATCAAAAAAGTGCTTGCCGCGGAACTCATGACGCACCAAGACCCAGGCGAGGGCAATACCAGCAATCGTGTTGATAATCACGGCGGTGAAGGCAGCAATGAGGCTGAGACGAAAGGCAATTAGCACATCGGGGCGCGTCAGTTCGCGGAT from the Anaerolineales bacterium genome contains:
- a CDS encoding sulfate ABC transporter permease subunit encodes the protein MNTTERAKRPQNLVGAVLVGIVLLYGLVLVAAPFIAVLGGAFSRGGEALIRELTRPDVLIAFRLSLIAAFTAVIINTIAGIALAWVLVRHEFRGKHFFDALVDAPFIFSPVIFGYTMIVLFGRLGWFKTESVALVYSPLAVVIATVFVTLPFVVREVQPILASLRREQEDAAATMGASRWRTFRRVILPQISRALGFGIMLTFIRAIGDYGAVAVAGGQIERTTETATVYLQRALDDRNNVGGYGIALVLIVLSILSLVIMDVLRRGKTGVALRRGE